The DNA window AACGGACCATCTGGGCCCGGACCTTCATGCCGCGGCCTTCGACGCCGTGGCCCGACATGGCGCCGATGGTCGCCATCAGATCGTTTCTAGGGGCCGTTGTGGGGCCGAAGTCGCTGAGGGTGACCTGGACGGCGGCCGCTTCGATGTCGTTCGCCAGCGTGACAGGCTCGGTGACTTCGACCGGCGTTTCAAACACCATGTCGCTCACGAACGTGTCGTTGGGCGTCACCACATCGGTCTCGGTCGGCTGTTCCTGCTCGACCACGATTTCTTCCAGCTCTTCGACTTCTTCAATCTTGGTGGCGACCGGCTCGACTTCGAGCATGTTGACTTCGTCTTCATCGGGCGCGGACAAGGTCCACATGCCGAGCACCAGCAGCAGAATAAAGTGCACGACCAGACTCACCAGCCAGCTGGGCGCCGCCGTAAAAAAGATAAACTGCGAGGAATTGCCAATGGCTTCCTCGTAATATTCTTCTTCTTCGTCAAGATGGGCGCTCGTGGTTTGGGTTGCCATGGAATACTGCTTGGGGTCGAGATGAGTGGACATGAACGAGGGATCCTCCTGACACAACGTCGGCGAAGGGGGGCGCGTACTCAATTTTTAAGGAAAAACGGGAAATTGGCAAGGAATAATTCCCCGCAAATGGCTGACGACGCCCCCTTGGCTGTTGTTACCCGTTATATCCGCCAGCAGGCCTTCATTCGTTGTGAATCGATCGGAATATTCCCACATTTTCAGAAACTGCATCGCTTCCTGCCCCCCTCTTCGGGGCCAGCGCGGCAGGAAACGGGACGATTCCATCTTTTCAACCAGACGGCCTTTGTCTCCGGGCCAATTTGCGTGTAGAATCGCCCCTTCTAGAAATCCAGATTGAATCCCTAGCAACCATTACGGCCTGGGCGGTTCTTTTTCCCCAATGTTCCCCGTCGGTAGACGGCAGGTAGCGTAGAAGATGGCCAAGAAAAATAAGAAAGCCGACACGGTTTTTCTCGTCTGTGAAGAAACGGGCGATTACAACTACTCCATCCGGCGCAAGTCGGGCGGCGAAAAGCTGAAGCTCAAAAAGTATTGCCCGCGCCTGCGACGCCACACGGTGCACGTCGAAAAGAAGAAATAGCGTGCCGCAGCGGTGGAGGATTCATCCCCACGATCAGGCACTCGTCGCGGCAATTGAGAAAAGTGTCGGCGCCTCGCCTGTGGTCGCCCAGCTGTTGGCTGCGCGGGGAGTACACAACGCCGACGACGCCCGGATTTTCCTGGAAGCAAAGCTCACGGGCTTGCGCGATCCGGAATTACTCCCTGGCGTAACGGAAGCGGCTGCGCGGATTGATCAGGCAGTCCGCGCCGAGCGGCGGATCGTCATCTATGGCGATTACGATTGCGACGGCATGACGGCGGCGGCCATTCTGGTCAGCTGCCTGCGAGAAATCGGCGCCAACGTCGGCTCGTTTACCCCCAATCGACTCGAAGACGGCTACGGCCTCAACGATCGAGCGCTGGAAGAACTGGCCAAACGGGGCGCTTCCCTGGTGATTACGGTCGACTGCGGCATTGCCAGCGTCGCCGAAGCCGCCACCGCCCGACGACTGGGGCTGGAATTGATCATCACCGATCACCACCAGTACGGGCCGGAACTGCCCGACGCCGCGGTGCTTGTCCATCCCGCTTTGCCCGGCAGCGACTACCCTTTCCCTGGTTTATGCGGGGCGGGCGTCGCCTTTAAACTGGCCTGGGCCATCTGCCAGCAGGCCAGCCAGGCAAAGAAAGTCAACGACAAACTGCGCGAGTTTCTGCTGGGCGCCATAGCCCTGGCGGCGGTCGGCACGGTCGCTGATGTCGTGCCCCTGATTGATGAGAATCGCATCCTGGTCCGGCATGGCCTGCACAGCTTGAGTTCCCGCCCCAACATCGGCCTGACCGCGCTGATGAAAGTGGTCGAGCTCGATAAAAAGCCGGCCCTCACCAGCGACGACATCGGCTTTCGCCTGGCGCCCCGGCTCAACGCGGCCGGCCGTTTTGGCCAAGCCGCCCTGGGCGTGGAGTTGCTCACCACCCGTTCCGCCGAACGGGCCGAAGCGCTGGCCGAGTACATTCACGATCTCAATCGCCAGCGCGACAGCCTGGAACAAAGCATCCTGCTCCAGGCCAGCAAGCAGATCAAAGAAGAGTTCGACGCCGAGAACGACCGGGCCTTTGTGCTGGCGGGCCGCGACTGGCACTCGGGCGTGATCGGCATCGTGGCCGGCCGTCTGGCGGAAAAATATCATCGCCCCGTGGTGCTGCTGTCGCTGGACAAGCTGGGCCAGAAGGCAGCCAGCGGCTCCGCCCGGGCCGGGGGACGCTTGAATCTGCATGACGCCCTGGAAGCATGCAGCACGTATCTGGTGACGCACGGCGGACACGCGGCCGCGGCCGGCCTGTCGCTGGAAGAAGCGAATATCGACGCCTTTCGCGCCGAGTTTTGTGAGCATGTCGCCGGGATTCTCACCAGCGCCGACATGGGCGGAGAACTGGCGATCGATGCCGAAGCCCCGCTGGCCCAGTTCAACCTGCCAACCGTCGATCAGATCGAACAGCAACTGGCCCCGTTCGGGCAGGGAAACCGTCGGCCTCTCTTCTGCACCCGCGGCGTCGAACTGGCGGAAACGCCCCGTCGCATGGGCGGCGGCGATCGCCACCTGCAGGCCAAATTCCGCCAGCACGGGCAAACGATGCGAGCGGTCGCTTTCGGCAAAGGGGACTGGGCCGACGAACTGGCCGAGTGCAACGGCCCAATCGATATCGCTTTCCACCCGGTGATCAACGATTTCCGCGGACGTCGCGTGGAGATGCACCTGGTCGACTGGCGCCCCAGCGAGTAAGGGCGAGTAAAGCGTTCCAGCGTAACGACTTCTGCCTGTCAACCGCGGAACCTTCTGTCCTGTGATCCGGCTTCACAGGATCTCCCCGCCGCTGGTTGCCCGACGTCCTGGCCGGCTCTTGCGCCCTTGATCCTGACGCGTGTGAGCGTCACTTTTGTGGGTGGATTTTGTTAGTTTCGGTGCTTCTCCCAAAAGGCGTCCCATTGGTCCGGTTCGCTGAGGAACAGGGCGCGGAGGTGGCAGAGGGCGTCCGCGCCGTCGTTGCCCCAACGCATGCCGCTGCCGTTGAGGCGGTCGCCGACTACAGTCCGACAGGCCGACTCGATCGGACCGGAACCGATCTGCCAGCCGTTCTTCACGTAGCTCGGGTAGTCCATCTTGTGCTGATGATTTTCAAAATATTGAACCGTGACGCGATACAGTTCACGCGTCGCCGCGATCGGTCCGGGGTCAATCTCTTTCAGCTGGGCCAGCACGGCTGGGCCGCCTTCATGCTTGAGCATGGGAGCGTGACGATCCATCCAGCTCTGGCGTTCATGCTCGTCGGCGAAGAGCGCCTTCGCCAGTTCCACCAGGTACTCTTTCACGTGCCAGAAGTCGATGATGATCGTGGCCAGCGGAAAGTTGCGGCGAAGGAATTGCTCCATGCCGTTGCCGCCGTCCGAGAGGGCGATTTGCACCTCGGCCTTGTCCCAGCCGACCTGTCCGGCTTGGCGACGAAGCTGCAGGCCGAGTTCGTTTAGCTCGTAAAAACCCGACAAATAACGCGATTGATGCGGCTTCTTCTGTGTCTCATCATACTCGCTGTCGGGATTGTAAATCGACGCGACGTACGCCATGCGTCCCTCCACGCGACTCGCCTTGGGGCCTTGCCGGCGAACGCACTTCGCATCCAAACTGGCGTAAGCGCAGGTGCGGCCCAACGCATCGCGTTGCCACTTCCACTCGCGGTCCGCGCCGAACTTGATTCGGTCCTCCAGCAGTTTGCCGACCCGGGCGCCGGCATCTTCGGTGACGCGTTCGACGCTCGACTCACTGACGCGCAGACCGGTCATCTTGAGCAGCATGCGTTTCGCCGAGACCGCGAAACTCGACACCGTTCCGGCCAGCGACGAAAGCTCCGCCACGGCGGGCGAAAGGCAGCGTTTCGACAGCCCCAGTTCCTGATCCCAAGGCGACAATCCTTCACTGCAAACGGCGCAGTGGTAATAGGGGCGACGCACGCGAATGCCGCCTAATAGACAGGTGATCGTACGTCCTCGCCGTTCGACGAAGCGGGCGTCGTTCTGGCATTTCTGGCAGACGCAGCTAGCACCCTGGTACCCCTTTTTTTGCCGCGGCGTCGACCGCGGCTTGTATCGCCTGGGCTCCGATTCGATGCACAATGTCGCGCGCTTCGAACTCTGTTTTGCCGAAGATTTGACTGTCGGGTTTGGAGGCCAGCAGCACAGACAGTTCCACAAGATGCTTGTCCGCATTCGCCCGCAGATGTTGCAAAATAAGGTCCGCGCGTTCCTGCTGCTCAGGACTCAACTCCGCCGCCTTCGTCAGAGAGCCGTTCAACTTCGCCATGACACCATTCTCCACAAGCTGGAAATCGGGACGAAAAATCGACACCCCCTCATCAGAGCAAATTTCCCACCCACAATCGAGACGCCCACACCCCTGACGCTACCCGATGGGAATTTGCATTGAATTTTCCGATTTTTCCCGTATAAATACCTGATGGTACATTGATTGAATGCTGTCGACGTGGGCGGGGATTTTGTCACGAACAGCATTTGCCTTACGGGGAGATTTGAAATGAAACGGATTCTTTTAACCATGGCGCTGGCCACAGCCGGCCTGTTGTTCGCGCTCGCTCCGGAGCCCGCGCAGGCCCAGGTCGGGTTTAGCTTCTCGGTCGGACGACCGTACTACGGAGGCGGCGCTTACTACCGCGGCGGTTACGGGTATGGACACCGCAGCTACTATGGCGGCTACGGCGGCGGGCACGTCCATCGGGGACACTACGACTATCATCCGCCGGCGATTGTGCCCCACTACAACCACTACCATGTGGTTCCGGGCCATTACCACTACCACCGCGGCCACCACCACTACTAAGCGAGTGGTTCGCCGCCCAAGCAACGGGCCGCGTGGAACATACTCGTAAAAAAAGTTTCGGCCGGAAGACATCGCGTCCCCAGCCAGCAACAAAACGGCGACCTCTAGGTCGCCGTTATCTTCAGGTCGGCCGGCGTTTCTCACCGGCGGCCCCTTTCCTCCTGGCGAGTGAAATCGTCCTCTATGGTAACGTCGTTGGGCCTGATGGTCCTGGGTCTTTTGGGGCTGGTGGTTGGCGGCGAATTCCTGGTGCGGGCCGCTTCACGATTGGCTGCCGCCGCGGGAATTTCTCCGCTGGTGATTGGCCTGACCGTCGTCGCGTTTGGCACCAGCGCGCCGGAGCTTGCCGTT is part of the Lignipirellula cremea genome and encodes:
- the rpmG gene encoding 50S ribosomal protein L33 encodes the protein MAKKNKKADTVFLVCEETGDYNYSIRRKSGGEKLKLKKYCPRLRRHTVHVEKKK
- the recJ gene encoding single-stranded-DNA-specific exonuclease RecJ yields the protein MPQRWRIHPHDQALVAAIEKSVGASPVVAQLLAARGVHNADDARIFLEAKLTGLRDPELLPGVTEAAARIDQAVRAERRIVIYGDYDCDGMTAAAILVSCLREIGANVGSFTPNRLEDGYGLNDRALEELAKRGASLVITVDCGIASVAEAATARRLGLELIITDHHQYGPELPDAAVLVHPALPGSDYPFPGLCGAGVAFKLAWAICQQASQAKKVNDKLREFLLGAIALAAVGTVADVVPLIDENRILVRHGLHSLSSRPNIGLTALMKVVELDKKPALTSDDIGFRLAPRLNAAGRFGQAALGVELLTTRSAERAEALAEYIHDLNRQRDSLEQSILLQASKQIKEEFDAENDRAFVLAGRDWHSGVIGIVAGRLAEKYHRPVVLLSLDKLGQKAASGSARAGGRLNLHDALEACSTYLVTHGGHAAAAGLSLEEANIDAFRAEFCEHVAGILTSADMGGELAIDAEAPLAQFNLPTVDQIEQQLAPFGQGNRRPLFCTRGVELAETPRRMGGGDRHLQAKFRQHGQTMRAVAFGKGDWADELAECNGPIDIAFHPVINDFRGRRVEMHLVDWRPSE
- a CDS encoding ISKra4 family transposase yields the protein MCIESEPRRYKPRSTPRQKKGYQGASCVCQKCQNDARFVERRGRTITCLLGGIRVRRPYYHCAVCSEGLSPWDQELGLSKRCLSPAVAELSSLAGTVSSFAVSAKRMLLKMTGLRVSESSVERVTEDAGARVGKLLEDRIKFGADREWKWQRDALGRTCAYASLDAKCVRRQGPKASRVEGRMAYVASIYNPDSEYDETQKKPHQSRYLSGFYELNELGLQLRRQAGQVGWDKAEVQIALSDGGNGMEQFLRRNFPLATIIIDFWHVKEYLVELAKALFADEHERQSWMDRHAPMLKHEGGPAVLAQLKEIDPGPIAATRELYRVTVQYFENHQHKMDYPSYVKNGWQIGSGPIESACRTVVGDRLNGSGMRWGNDGADALCHLRALFLSEPDQWDAFWEKHRN